The window CGACCCGGACCTCGGCGGGGATCACCGTCGTGGCGAGTGCCAGCCGGGGCAGCAACGCCACCCCGAGTCCGGCGGCGACGAGCCCCACGACCGCCGCCGCGTTGTCGGTCTCGAGCACGATGTCCGGCGTGAACCCGGCGGTGGCGCACGAGGCGAGGAGGTGCCCCCGGCACCGCGGGCAGCCGCCGATCCAGCGGGCATCGCGGTGTGCCGCCAGGTCCACGGCAGCTGGGCCGGCGGGGCGGACGGACCCCGGGCCTCCCGGTCGGCCTGCCCCGACCGGCGTCACCAGCGCGAGCGGGTCGCGCCCCAGCGCCCGGGTGACGAGCCCGGGGTCCGGGGTGGCTCCGACCTCGTCGCCGACGTAGGTGAACGTGAGGGCGACGTCGACCTCGCCGCTCCGCAGCAGGTCGTGTGCTTCGGGCGGTTCGACCTCCACGTAGGAGGTCGTCACGCCGGGAGCCGTCGCCGCCAGCCGTGCGAGCACGGCGGGCACGAGGGCGGAGGAAGCGCTCGGGAACCCGGCGAGGCGCACCCGACCGCGGGACAGGCCCCCGACGGCGTCGAGGTCCTCGCGCGCGGCGGTCAGTGCTGCCTGCACGTGCAGGGCGTGGTCCGCGAGCACCCGGCCGGCGTCCGTCAGCGTCGCACCGCGCCCGCCGCGACCGTCCTGCCCGGACCGCAGCACCAGGGTGTGCCCGAGTCGCCGCTCGGCCCGGGCGAGCAATTGGCTGACCGCCGGCTGGCTCGACCCGAGCGCTGCGGCGGCACGGGTGATCGACCCGCCGTCGGCCACGGCGCGCAGCACCCGGAGCAACTGGGGATCGATCTCGTCCATCACGTGATGTTATCGGTGGCACAACGAACCGGCACTGGTGTGATGGGGAGCGAGCCGGGACGCTGTCCGCATGGACTCCTTCCCCGCCGGCCGCGGCTACCTCGCGGCGTGCACCGCCGGTCTGCCGACCCACGGCACCCTCGCGGCCCAGCGCGCCGACCTCGACGCGTGGTCCCGCGCCGAGACGTCGCCGGCCCGCTACGGGGCACTGGTCGAACAGGGACGCTCGCTCTTCGCGGAGCTCGTCGGGGTCCCGGCGTCCCGCGTCGCGACCGGCTCGCAGACATCGGTGATGGCCGCGGTCGTCGCCGACGCGCTGCCGGACGGTGCCGAGGTGGTCGTCCCCGACGGCGACTTCAGCTCGGTCGTGTTCCCGTTCCTCGCCCAGGTACACCGCGGCGTCCGGGTCCGGAGCGTCCCGCTCGACCGGCTCGCCGCGTCCGTCGGGCCCGACACGGCCCTCGTCGCGTGGTCCGCGGTGCAGTCCGCCACGGGCGCGGTCACCGACCCCGACCCGGTCGTGGCTGCGGCCCGCCGCGTCGGCGCCCTGACCCTGTGCGACCTCACGCAGGCCGCCGGGGTCCTGCCCGTCGACGCGGCGCCGTTCGACGTGACGCTCACGCACGCCTACAAGTGGCTCTGCGCGCCGCGCGGCGTCGCCTTCATGACACTCTCCGACACCGCCCTCGGCCGGCTCCGCCCCGTGCAGGCCGGCTGGTACGCGGGGGAGGACGTGTGGTCGTCGTGCTACGGACCCGTGATGCACCTGGCCGACGACGCCCGTCGCTTCGACGTCTCGCCGGCCTGGCAGGCGTGGCCCGGTGCCGTGGCCGCGCTCGAGCACGCGGTCGCGCTCGACCAGCAGGCGGTCTGGAGGCACGCCACCGGTCTCGCAGATCGGCTGTGCGACGCCCTCGGGTCGCCTCGGCAGGGCGACGGGCAGGCGATCGTCACGTTCGCGGACGCCGACGGGTCGGCCCTCCGTGCCCTCACCGCCGCGGGGCTCACCGCCTCCGGACGTGCCGGGCGACTGCGGATCGCGTTCCACCTGTGGAACGACGAGGCGGACGTGACCGACGTCGTGGCCGCGCTGGGCGGGGTGGGGCCGGGCGCGTCGGGAAGGTGAGCGCGGACGGCGGACGCGGGGCGGGCCTCCCGGCCGACGAACGCCGGTAGTCTTGCCCGGACCGTTTCCGCACCGAGCACCCAGCTCGGCGACCTCTGGAGCACCCTTTGGCACAGCCCTCCCGTCTCGACAGCGTCATCGCCCTGGCCAAGCGCCGCGGCTTCGTCTTCCAGTCGGGTGAGATCTACGGAGGCTCCCGCTCCGCGTGGGACTACGGGCCCCTCGGTGTGGAGCTCAAGGAGAACATCAAGCGCCAGTGGTGGCAGCGGTTCGTCCGCGGCCGCGGGGACATGGTCGGCCTGGACTCGGCCGTCATCCTGCCCCGCAAGGTGTGGGAGGCCTCCGGCCACGTCGCGACCTTCACCGACCCGCTGGTCGAGTGCCTGCACTGCCACCACCGGTTCCGTGCGGACCACCTGACCGAGGCGTTCGTGGCGAAGAAGGGCCGCGACCCCGAGGGCGGCATGGCCGAGATCGCCTGCCCGAACTGCGGTACCCGCGGCGAGTGGACCGAGCCCCGCGAGTTCTCCGGCATGCTCAAGACCTACCTCGGCCCGGTCGAGTCGGAGGAGGGCCTGAACTTCTTGCGCCCCGAGACCGCGCAGGGCATCTTCGTCGACTTCGCGCAGGTCGTCACGACCAGCCGCATGAAGCCCCCGTTCGGCATCGGCCAGGTCGGCAAGGCGTTCCGCAACGAGATCACGCCCGGCAACTTCATCTTCCGCACCCGCGAGTTCGAGCAGATGGAGATCGAGTACTTCGTGCCGCCGGCCGAGGCGGGCGAGCACTACGAGCAGTGGATCGCCGACTCCGTCGCGTTCTACACCGACCTCGGCATCGACCCGGAGAACCTCCGGCGCTTCGACGTGCCGGACGGCGAGCGGGCGCACTACTCGGACGCCACCGCCGACATCGAGTACCGCTTCGGCTTCACCGGTTCGGAGTGGGGCGAGCTCATGGGCGTCGCGAACCGCACCGACTTCGACCTCAACAACCACATCGAGTCGTCCGGCCAAGACCTGCGCTTCTTCGACCAGGCCGCCAACGAGAAGTACGTGCCGTACGTCATCGAGCCGTCGTTCGGCCTGACCCGTGCGC of the Curtobacterium sp. TC1 genome contains:
- a CDS encoding LysR family transcriptional regulator, whose amino-acid sequence is MDEIDPQLLRVLRAVADGGSITRAAAALGSSQPAVSQLLARAERRLGHTLVLRSGQDGRGGRGATLTDAGRVLADHALHVQAALTAAREDLDAVGGLSRGRVRLAGFPSASSALVPAVLARLAATAPGVTTSYVEVEPPEAHDLLRSGEVDVALTFTYVGDEVGATPDPGLVTRALGRDPLALVTPVGAGRPGGPGSVRPAGPAAVDLAAHRDARWIGGCPRCRGHLLASCATAGFTPDIVLETDNAAAVVGLVAAGLGVALLPRLALATTVIPAEVRVDPVDDDLARRVEVVVARGAERVPSVLAALDAVRSAAHLLDGPLPG
- a CDS encoding aminotransferase class V-fold PLP-dependent enzyme, with product MDSFPAGRGYLAACTAGLPTHGTLAAQRADLDAWSRAETSPARYGALVEQGRSLFAELVGVPASRVATGSQTSVMAAVVADALPDGAEVVVPDGDFSSVVFPFLAQVHRGVRVRSVPLDRLAASVGPDTALVAWSAVQSATGAVTDPDPVVAAARRVGALTLCDLTQAAGVLPVDAAPFDVTLTHAYKWLCAPRGVAFMTLSDTALGRLRPVQAGWYAGEDVWSSCYGPVMHLADDARRFDVSPAWQAWPGAVAALEHAVALDQQAVWRHATGLADRLCDALGSPRQGDGQAIVTFADADGSALRALTAAGLTASGRAGRLRIAFHLWNDEADVTDVVAALGGVGPGASGR
- a CDS encoding glycine--tRNA ligase; this encodes MAQPSRLDSVIALAKRRGFVFQSGEIYGGSRSAWDYGPLGVELKENIKRQWWQRFVRGRGDMVGLDSAVILPRKVWEASGHVATFTDPLVECLHCHHRFRADHLTEAFVAKKGRDPEGGMAEIACPNCGTRGEWTEPREFSGMLKTYLGPVESEEGLNFLRPETAQGIFVDFAQVVTTSRMKPPFGIGQVGKAFRNEITPGNFIFRTREFEQMEIEYFVPPAEAGEHYEQWIADSVAFYTDLGIDPENLRRFDVPDGERAHYSDATADIEYRFGFTGSEWGELMGVANRTDFDLNNHIESSGQDLRFFDQAANEKYVPYVIEPSFGLTRALMAFLLDSYHEDEAPNAKGGVDKRTVLRLDPRLAPVKAAVLPLSRNEQLSPVARGLADDLRKNWNVDFDDAGAIGRRYRRHDEIGTPFCITVDFDTLEDKAVTVRERDTMAQERVALDQLQGYLAQRLLGA